Proteins encoded together in one Musa acuminata AAA Group cultivar baxijiao chromosome BXJ3-6, Cavendish_Baxijiao_AAA, whole genome shotgun sequence window:
- the LOC103989516 gene encoding uncharacterized protein LOC103989516 — protein sequence MARAVTSAWPDMLAGVISESRRVVAAHTRHFLALSVLFLLPLSSLLVAAPSILFPSAAAAISFSSSPSPALLRFHHHHRRPSAPGVVALYSSAALLLLLSASAAVSSSVHRGFYGRPVKLLPALRSLPAPLARLLLTLAAALLPLTALALLLASLLILSLKALAVLRLPPSFSSSAYLLFVAVAILSLIILQLNWSLAGVIATLESCWGFAPLRRSVDLIKGMRLASLCLHLFFATAIGLTLSGFSLVKSGRPEGGWREVVPVVARTVFGSGITAVLLLCWMVTGAVLYMYCKALHGELAGEIAEEFSSEYVFLPFDEHNVPHVVSVIHQ from the coding sequence ATGGCCCGAGCCGTAACGTCGGCGTGGCCGGACATGCTTGCCGGCGTCATCTCGGAGTCCAGGCGCGTCGTCGCCGCCCACACCCGCCACTTCCTTGCCCTCtccgtcctcttcctcctccctctctcgtCTCTGCTCGTCGCCGCCCCCTCCATTCTCttcccctccgccgccgccgccatctccttctcctcctccccctcccctgcCCTCCTCcgcttccaccaccaccaccgccgccccTCAGCCCCCGGCGTCGTCGCCCTTTACTCCTCCGCTGCCCTCCTGCTCCTCCtttccgcctccgccgccgtctCCAGCAGCGTCCACCGCGGCTTCTATGGCCGCCCTGTCAAGCTCCTGCCGGCCCTCCGATCCCTCCCTGCCCCCCTCGCTCGCCTCCTCCTCACCCTCGCCGCGGCTCTGCTCCCCCTCACCGCCCTCGCCCTCCTCCTCGCCTCCCTTCTCATCCTTTCCCTCAAAGCCCTCGCCGTTCTCCGCCTACCCccttccttttcctcctccgCCTACTTGCTCTTCGTCGCCGTCGCCATCCTTAGCCTCATTattctccaactcaattggtcgcTTGCCGGTGTCATCGCAACTTTGGAGTCGTGTTGGGGTTTTGCGCCGCTCCGGCGGAGTGTTGATCTAATAAAAGGGATGAGATTGGCTTCTCTCTGCCTCCATCTCTTCTTTGCGACCGCAATTGGACTCACGCTGTCGGGCTTCAGCTTGGTTAAGTCGGGAAGGCCCGAGGGGGGATGGCGTGAGGTGGTGCCGGTGGTCGCCAGGACTGTGTTTGGGTCGGGAATCACGGCAGTGTTGTTGCTGTGTTGGATGGTGACAGGTGCAGTGTTGTACATGTACTGTAAGGCACTACATGGAGAGCTCGCAGGAGAGATCGCAGAGGAGTTCTCGTCAGAGTATGTATTCCTTCCTTTTGACGAGCACAATGTCCCGCATGTTGTTTCAGTGATTCACCAGTGA